The sequence AGGAACGTTGCGCGTCTTCGCCAAATCTTCCAGCTGGTTGCGGACAAGCGGCGTATCCACATAGCCGGGACACAACGCATTGACAGTGATGCCGTGCGCCGCCCCTTCCAAGGCGGCGACTTTTGTCAATCCGATGACCCCGTGCTTGGCACTGTTGTAGGCCGCTTTTCCGGCAAATCCGATCAGCCCGTTGATCGAGGCAATGTTGATCACGCGGCCAAAACGTTGCCGCTTCATGATCGGAAACGCATGCTTGATTCCGATAAACGGCGCGGTCAGCATCACCTTGACGAGCTGTTCGAATTTTTCGGTTGGAAACTCTTCAATCGGCGCCACATGCTGCAAGCCGGCATTGTTCACCAGAATGTCCAGGCGGCCGAATGATTGCACCGCAGTGTCAATCGCCGCCCGGAACTGCGGCTCACTGGTCACATCGCAC comes from Effusibacillus pohliae DSM 22757 and encodes:
- a CDS encoding 3-hydroxybutyrate dehydrogenase; this encodes MEQLLAGKVALVTGAASGIGLAIARAFAEAGAQVAISDLREKAAQAAAKQLQEDGYTASGIVCDVTSEPQFRAAIDTAVQSFGRLDILVNNAGLQHVAPIEEFPTEKFEQLVKVMLTAPFIGIKHAFPIMKRQRFGRVINIASINGLIGFAGKAAYNSAKHGVIGLTKVAALEGAAHGITVNALCPGYVDTPLVRNQLEDLAKTRNVPLERVLEEVIYPLVPQRRLLSVQEIADYAVFLASDKAAGITGVPVVIDGGYTAQ